TTGAGTAGGCGGTGCCGGCGCTCTCCAACGTCGCGGCGTCGCCGGCCGGAGTCGGCCGGGCCAGCTCGAACGGATCCCGCCAGGCCGCCGGTGCGACGCGCAGCATGCGACGAAAGACGTTCTGGTGGTAGGTGTTCGACCCCAGCAGGACGATGCGGGCCGGTGTGAACAGCGAATTGAGCAGATCGCCGATGAGCTGAGCATGCGCGAGATAGTTGACCGCAAAAGTCAGTTCGTAGCCGTCGGCCGAGGCGCAGTGCGTGTCGACCACCGAGACGCCGGCGTTGGCGACGATCGCCCGCAAAGGGCGTAGCTCCCTCTCGATGATCGTGTCCGCAATCCGCCGTCCTGCGGCGCGGACATCGGCGAGGCAGGCCAGGTCGCAGCCGACCTCGCACACCGTCGCACCGACCGCGCGCGCTTCGTCGGCGACCTCGACGAGACTCCGTCCGGGTCGGCCGACCAGCACCAGATCGGGGCGCTGCTCCGCAGCTCGATTGGCGATAGCCAGTGTCGCGGCCTTGCCCAGGCCGCCGGTCGGCCCGGTGATCAGTACGGTTCCGTTCATGCGCCCAGGGTGGACCGGTTCGCACAGCTCAGGCAGTCGTCCGGGTGTCGTAGGACTGCCAGGGCCAGGACAAACCCGGGCCGTTGACGCACAGTGGAGGCATGGATCCGTGGGAATTCGGGCGGGCGGTGCGCGGGTGGCGTGATCGCGTGACGCCGTCCGCGGTCGGCATCCCGGTCGGCACGCGGCGGCGCGCGACCGGCCTGCGCCGCGAGGAACTGGCCGGGTTGGCCGGAATTTCGGTCGACTACCTGACCCGCCTCGAGCAGGGCCGGGCCACCTCACCGTCGGTCCAGGTCGTCGAGGCGCTGGCCCGCGCGTTGCGGGTGTCCGACGCCGAGCGCGACCTGCTGTTCCGACTAGCCGGCCATGCGACGCCCGGGCTCGACGCGGTTTCCTCGCGCATCACGCCCAGCGTGCAGCGAATGCTCGATCGGCTCGCCGGAGTCCCCGTCGCCGTCTACGACGCCACCTGGACGCTGATCGTCGCCAATGCGCCCTACGACGCGCTGATGGGTCCAACCACGAGTTGGCAGGGCATCGAACGCAACAGCGTGTGGCGGCATCTCGTCGGGCCGGGCAGCCGCGCAATGAACACCCCGCAGCAGAAGCGCGAGTTCGAGGCCGGCCTGGTCGCCGACCTTCGCCTGACCGCGGCCCGCTACCCGAACGACCCGCGGCTCAGACAGCTGATCCGCGAGATCGCTGGCCAGAGCCCACGATTCGAAGAGCTCTGGGAGTCCGGCGCTCCCGTGCCGCACCAGGACGTCGGTCGACACAAGGTCATCGACCATCCCGACGTCGGGCATATCACGCTGGACTGCGACACCCTCGTCGTCGCCGCCAACGATCTGCGCATCATGATCTATACGGCCGAACCCGACACCGAGGACGCCGAAAAATTAGCGCTGGCAATCATTCTCGGCACGCAGTCGCTGGTCGACTAGCGGCGTTTGGCGCGTAGCCGTTGCACCTGGCCGTAGGTGTCGATCGGGCTCTGCAGGGCAAGGCCGCCATCGGCCAACACGGTTTGCCCTGTCACCCAGCTCATTTCGAGCACCCCGACGACCGTTTCGGCAACGTCGCCCGCTTCCCCGACGCGCCCGAGCGCCGTCCGCTCGCTCAGGGCGTCCAGCCAACCGGGCAGCTGCTCGGCGCCGGCCAGCATCGGCGTTCGGGTGACGCCGGGCCCGACCGCGTTGACCCGGATCGCGTGCGGCCCCCATTCACTCGCGGCCACGCGGATGAGCATGTCGACCCCGGCTTTGGAGACGCAGTACGCGCCCATGTCGCGGTCGGCGACCGTCCCGCTGATGCTGGACACCGCCACGATCGATCCGCCGCTGCCGTTGTCGATCATCGCCTGCGCGACCGCGCGCATGGTCAGCCAGGTGCCGGTGAGATTGACGTCGATGACCCGCTTCCAGTCGGCCGGAGCCTGCGCGAGCAACATGCCGGAGGCGCCCATGGCCGCGCAAGCTACCAACCGGTCGGGTACCCCCGCCCGCGCCAGCGTCTGCTCCAGCGCCGCGCCCACAGCCACGGGATCGCTGATGTCGCAGTCGATGTCGCCCCCACGCAGATCCCAGGTGACGACTTCGTGACCGGCCGCGCGGAGAAGGTCCGCGGTCGCGGCACCGATGCCCGACGCACCGCCCGTCACTATGGCGCTCATCGGGCCGGTCCGATCAGTTCGACGCGAACGCCGTCCGGGGCGGTGATTACGGCCATATCCACACGCTTTCCCCGCGGTGCGGGCACGTCGATCTGCCGGACCCCCTCGGTGAATCCCAACTCGGCCAAACGTTCCAATGTCGGCGCGACGTCGCGGCTCAGTGACACGAGAAAGAATCCGGTGGCGGGGCCGACGCCCGTCTCGGCCGCGGGTTTTGGATCGTCGAACACGACGAGCTCGATGATTCCGGTCTCGAGCACGTCTGGATCGCCGAGAAAGATCGACCGGAGCGTGTCGGTCTTGGCGTCGAACAGGGTTGGCCAGTCACCGCGAAATTCGTGGTCGAAGATGATGCTCAGACCCAACCCGTCCCGCCAGAACCGCAGCGCGCGTTCGACATCGGTGGTCACGACAGCAGTGTGATGAATTCCGTTCATGCTTCACCAGCCTTTGCGTAGGTATCGAACACGTCGAGATCCACGGCCGCGAGCCGCTGCGCGAAGGCCGCGCCGCTGTACGGATATTGAGTCACCATCTTGCCGCTGGGATGGCGAAAGTAGTTGCTGCAGTTGGCCGCCCACACGGTGGTGTCGAGCGCCACCTGGATCTCGGCGTTGAACTCGTCATGCGGACCGCGTTTGACGTCCACCGCGGCGATCTCCTCCCGGCTCATGGTGTCGAGCAGCCGGCGCACGAATTCGGCTTGCGCTTCCAGGATGTAGATCATCGAGGTGATCCCGTTGGTGTTCGGTCCGTACAGCGTGAACAGGTTGGGGTAGCCCGGTATTGCGGTGCCCAGGTAGGCCTCGGCACCGTCGGACCACTCGTCGTGCAGCCGCCGGCCGCCGCGGCCGTACACCTCCAGGCTGCTCAGGTAATCCGCAGCCTTGAAGCCGGTTCCGAAGATCACGGTGTCGACCGGATGCTCGACGCCGTCGGCCGTGCGCAGCCCGTGTGCGGTGAACTCAACGATCGGCGAGGTCTCCAGCGTGACATTCGGCAGCGCGAACACCGGAAACCAGGTCTTGGACTGCAGCGGCCGCTTGCAGCCAACGGGGTAGTCGGGCAACAACTTCGACCGCAGCTCGGGATCCTGGACCTTCTTCATCAGGTAGCCGTGGGACATGTCGGTCAGCATCTTGGTCATGTCGGACTCGACGTCGAAGTCGGCCACCTCGTACTGCTGGAAGGCCGCGTCTCGGACCTTGAGCGCTTCGGCCGGATCGCTGGCGAACAGCGCCTGCTGTTCCGGGGTGAACGGATCGTCGAACCGCGGCGCAACCCAGATCGGCGTGCGCTGGAAGACGGTCAGGTGCGCAGTGTCCGCGGCGATCGCGGGGACGTACTGCACGGCGCTGGCACCCGTCCCGATCGACGCGACGCGCTCCCCCGCGGTCGACGTCGAGTGGTCCCATTGCGACGAGTGAAAAACCCTGCCGGAGAATCGTTCCCGACCTGGAATGGCGGGGATGTTCGGCACGTCGAGCATGCCGACGGCGCTGACGACGACGTCGACGACGTGCCGCTCTCCCTCGTCCGTCTCGATCGTCCACGCCGAGTCGGCGTCCGACCAGTGCACCGCGCTGACGATGGTGTTGGCCCGCAGGTGCTTGCCGAGGCCGTTCTGGTCTGCGACCTGCTCCAGGTAGGCGAGGATCTCGGGCTGGTTCGCGTAGGTCTTGCTCCAGTACGGATTCAGCGCGAACGAGAACGAGTAGAAGTGCGACGGCACATCGCACGCCGCGCCCGGGTAGGTGTTGTTGCGCCACGTTCCACCGAAGCCGTCGCCCCGTTCGAAGATGGTGAAGTCGTAGCCGCCTTCGGCCAGCTGAATGCCCATCGCGATGCCACCGGGACCGGCGCCGATCACGCCGACCCGCGGCGTCCCACCCGGCGCGGCCATACCCAGGAATGTTACATACGCGCCGTCATATGTAAACACCGTCGGCCGCGCCGGATTTACCTCCTGCGACACGCCGCGGCAACGTTGCCATTGACGAATGTCACCATTTTGTGTTGACTCTTCCGCATGACGGAGTCAATGCCGACTCGCGGATCGCTGCGATCGCGTTCGGCCGCGCTGGTGAGCATGGCGACATTGCGACAGGTCAGCGCGGTGCTGCCGCCCGAGCGAGCCTGGGGTTTGTGGGCGTCGCGACGGATCATCGCCGGCATCATGGATGCCTTCGGACCTTCACTGGCCGGGACCCACATCGAGCACATCGACGTGCATCACGATGGGCGTCGCGTGGTCGGTGAGTGGGTGCGCGCCCCCGGCGTCTCGACGCGCCGGGGCGCCATCTACTTCGTGCACGGCAGCGGCTTCGCGTTGTGCTCGCCGCGCACCCATCGCCGCCTTACGGCCTGGCTCTCTCGTCTGACCGGACTTCCCGTCTTCACCATCGACTACCGGCTTGCACCGCGCTACCGCTTCCCCACCGCCGCCGACGACGTCCGGGCGGGCTGGGACTGGCTGACCGCGCAGGTGCCCGCGGAAAGCGTTGTGATCGCCGGGGATTCGGCGGGCGGACATCTGTCGGTGGATCTACTGTTGCAGCCCGACGTGGCCGCGCGTGGCCCGGCGGCGCTGGTGCTGTTCTCCCCGCTGATCGACCTGACTCTCGAACTTGCCCGTGCGCGTGAGGAACTGCGCCGCGACCCGGCCATCCGTGCCGCCGACGCCGCCCGTCTGGTTCGGCTCTACAGCAGGGGCGTCGACCCCACCCATCCGCGGCTCAGGCTCGACATCGCCGGTGGAGCGCCGCTGCCACCCACGCTCATCCAGGCCGGCGGCGGCGAATTCCTGCTCGCCGACTCGCGTCACCTGGCCACCGACATTCGTGCCGCGGGGGGCCGCTGCACGTTGCAGGTATGGCCGGACCAAGTACACGTGTTCCAGGCACTGCCGCGGTTGACCCCCGAGGCTGCGAAGGCGATGAAGCACGTCGCGCGATTCATCGCCGACACGTTGCACGACAACACCATTGAGAGCGTCACAGGAAAGGCGGGCTGAGCATGATCGGGCCGTTCGGTAGATCACCCAAGGTGAGCCACCACGCGCGTGCGGTGGTCACCGGCGCCGGCAGTGGGATCGGCGCCGCGTTCGCGATCGAACTTGCAAAGCGCGGCGGCCGGGTGGTGTGCAGCGATATCGACGAGGTCGCGGCTAAGCGCACTGTCACGGCCATCACCGACCGTGGCGGCGAGGCCGTCGCCATCGCCTGCGACGTCACGCAATTCGACGCGGTCCAGGATCTCGCCACGCAATCGCAGTCGTGGTTCGGTGCCGCACCGACGCTCGTGATCAACAACGCGGGCGTCGGATCCGGCGGGGCCCCGATCGGCGAACTCCCCCTTGATGATTGGCACTGGGTGCTGGGCATCAATCTGTGGGGGCCAATTCACGGCTCGCATGTGTTCGCACCCATCCTGCGTAACGGTGAGTCCGATGTGCCGCGCGGAATAATCAACGTCGCCTCCGCGGCCGCCTTCGGCGCGGCTCCCGGCATGGGCGCCTACAACGTCAGCAAGGCCGGCGTGCTGATGCTGTCGGAGACGCTGGCGGCCGAAATGTCCGGAACCGGAGTCAAAGTCACCGTGCTGTGCCCGACCTTCGTCAAGACCAACATCGTCGAGGCCGGCCGCATCCCGGACAGCACGACTCAACTCGCGAACAAGATCATGCGCTGGACCGGCCTGTCGCCGGAGAAGGTCGCGAAGACCTGCCTGGACACCAACGACCGCGGCGACCTGTACTGCATGCCGCAGATCGAAGCCAAGATCGGCTGGAACGTCAAACGTCTGGTTCCCGGCACGTTCACCCGCGGGATGGGCCTCGTCGGCCGCATCGCCCCGCTCTGAGATACACCCAGTAAGAGGAGGATCACCGATGGCTATCGACATGGATCAGATGCTGGCCAAGATCAAGGACCGGCAGTGGGCCCTGGCCGATATCGACTGGGACGCACCGGGTGCGGAGATGATCACCGACGAGCAGCGACCGCAGCTCAAGGCGTTCATGGCCGACCTGTGCTGGATCGAGAACATCGGCGCCCGCGGCTTCGCGGCGCTGGCGAAGAAGGCGCCCACGCCGACCATCGGTGAGATCTACCGCTACTTCCACGCCGAAGAGCAGCGCCACGCCAATGCCGAACTGGCGCTGATGAAGCGCTGGGGCATGCTCGAGGACGGCGAGGTTCCCGAGCCCAACGTCAACATCCGGCTGGCCATCGACTGGCTGGACCGCTGGGCCGACGACATGCCTCTGTCGCTGTTGGGCACCGTGATTCCGATGCTCGAGGTCGCACTGGACGGTGCACTGCTCAAATTCCTGCTCGACGAGGTCAGCGACCCGGTCTGTCACCAGGTGTTCGAGAAGATCAACAACGACGAATCACGGCACCTGGTCGTAGATTTCGAGGTCCTCGATTTGATCGGTCACGCGAAGGTCCGCCGGATGCTGATCGACTTCGTCGGCCGCAACGCCACGCCGGGTCTGATCATCGGTGCCGTCATGGGCGCACCGCTGATCAACCGGATCGCCAACGAGATCAGCGCGATGGGTATGGAACCCGAGCGGCTGTACAAGGCGGTCAAGCGATTCAAGGAACTCGGCGACCGCGGCGCGCACACCAACCGCGTGCCGACGTACCGGTTCCTGCGGCGCTACGCGGGTGTCGTCACCAACCCCCGCCACCCGTACCATTTGCTGGCCAATTCGATGGTCTGGCTGTCCGACCGGTACCCGCGCCCGCTGCTGCCCTCGGTGCCCAGCTGGGTTCGCGAAGTCACCCACGAGCCGGCGGCATGACCATGGCGAGAACACAGACCCACGACACTCTCATCGTCGGAGCCGGATTCAGCGGGCTCGGCGCCGCCATCAAGCTGGCCCAGGCCGGCGTCAAGGACGTCGTCATCGTGGAGCGCAGCGATCGGGTCGGCGGAACGTGGCGCGACACCAGTTATCCCGGTGCCAGCTGCGACATCCCGTCGCTGCTGTACTCGTTCTCGTTCGTCAAGAACCCGACCTGGTCGCGCACCTATTCGCCGGCCGACGAGATCCGCAACCATCTCGAGGAGATGGCCAACCGCTTCGACATCCGTCGCCAGATTCAGTTCGGCCAAGAAGTCACCGGGCTGTCGTTCGACGAGACCGCCGGAGTCTGGACCGCAAGCACGCCCGGCCGCAAGCGTTTTCGTGCGCGCACGGTGATCCTGGCGTCCGGGCCGCTGCCCGACTCCAGCTTCCCCGATATCCGGGGCATCGACACCTACGAGGGCCACAAGATCCATAGCGCCCGGTGGGACAAGGACTACGACTTCACCGGCAAGCGCGTCGGCGTGATCGGCACCGGCGCCAGCGCGATCCAGATCATTCCCGAACTGGTCAAGCAGGCCGAATTCGTGAAGGTGTACCAGCGCACGCCGGGCTGGGTGCTCCCCCGCCTGGACGTCGCGACACCGCCCGCGGTTCAGGCGGCGTTCGCCAAAGTCCCTGCGGTGCAACAGCTTGCGCGTCAGGCGCTGTTCTGGGGGCATGAGGCGAGCGCGACGGCGCTGGTGTGGGACACTCCGCTGACGTCGCTGGTCGCCCGGCTGGGCAAGATGCACCTGCGCCGCCAGGTCAAGGACCCGTGGCTGCGGCGCCAACTGACGCCGGACTTCACCCCCGGCTGCAAGCGGATGCTGGTCTCCAGCGACTACTACCCCGCCCTGCAGCGCGACAACTGCAAGCTGATCGACTGGCCGATCGCGACGATGAGCCCGGTGGGCCTGCGCACCAGCGACGGCATCGAGCACCACCTGGACTGCATCGTCTTCGCCACCGGCTACGACGTGCATCTGACCGGCCCGCCATTCCCAGTGACCGGCCTGGGCGGTCGGTCGCTGAGCACCGAATGGATCGATGGCGCACAGGCTTACAAGAGCGCAAGTGCGCACGGCTACCCGAATCTGTTCTTCATGACCGGTCCGAACTCCGGCCCCGGGCACAACTCGCTGCTGGTCTACATCGAAGGCCAACTCGACTACGCGGTGCGCGGCATCACCACGATTCTGGACGGCGACCTGCGCTACCTCGATGTCCGCCAAGATGTGCAGCAGCGTTATAACGAGCGTATCCAGCAGCGGCTCACCAAGACGACCTGGATGTCGGGATGCAGCAGTTGGTATCTGACCAAGGACGGGCGCAACGTGTCGATGTACCCGGGATTCGCGACGCAGTATCTTCGACAGATGCGCGATTTCCAGTACGCCGACTACGACGCGGTCGAGCACGCCGCCGTACGTGTGAGTTCGTCCGCCTGAGCCGATGACGCCCGACCGACCGCCCCGCGCCGAAACCGGCACCATCGCCGGTGTTTTGGCGAACCTGCGGCGTGCGCCCAAGCGGGTGCGCCGCCAGTCGAGGGAGGTCATCGAGAACGCCGTGTCGCAGTTGTTCGATGCGGCGGTCCGGTACCCGCATGGCGCGCCGGGCTCCGGGGAGTACCGCATCGAGGACCTGGCCCGGCTGGCCAGCACCACGACGCGCAACATCCGGGTCTACCGTGACCGCGGCCTGCTACCACCCCCGCTGCGGGTCGGGCGCGTCGCGCTGTTCAACGACACCCACCTGACCCGGTTGCGACTCATCACATCGATGCTGGACCGCGGCTACAACATCGCGCATGTGCGGGAAATGCTCAGCGCCTGGGAGGAGGGCAAGGACCTCGGCGACGTGCTCGGGCTCGAGACGGCCATCGCGGGCAGCTGGACGAGTGAGCGATCGCAGAATGTATCGCTGACCGAGGCGAAGCGACTGGTCAACGACGACAAGGCTTTCCAGCGCCTGGTC
The sequence above is a segment of the Candidatus Mycobacterium wuenschmannii genome. Coding sequences within it:
- a CDS encoding SDR family NAD(P)-dependent oxidoreductase, which produces MNGTVLITGPTGGLGKAATLAIANRAAEQRPDLVLVGRPGRSLVEVADEARAVGATVCEVGCDLACLADVRAAGRRIADTIIERELRPLRAIVANAGVSVVDTHCASADGYELTFAVNYLAHAQLIGDLLNSLFTPARIVLLGSNTYHQNVFRRMLRVAPAAWRDPFELARPTPAGDAATLESAGTAYSNSKLAILYYAHELQRRAPSGVNVVVFEPGFMPGTGLSRGHGAAVQGIGRVIERIPGVSSPAKSGPMLASVVLDDRWAHLRRGAFVVKNQEREVKKFASDPARESRLWSATAELLDVER
- a CDS encoding helix-turn-helix transcriptional regulator, translating into MDPWEFGRAVRGWRDRVTPSAVGIPVGTRRRATGLRREELAGLAGISVDYLTRLEQGRATSPSVQVVEALARALRVSDAERDLLFRLAGHATPGLDAVSSRITPSVQRMLDRLAGVPVAVYDATWTLIVANAPYDALMGPTTSWQGIERNSVWRHLVGPGSRAMNTPQQKREFEAGLVADLRLTAARYPNDPRLRQLIREIAGQSPRFEELWESGAPVPHQDVGRHKVIDHPDVGHITLDCDTLVVAANDLRIMIYTAEPDTEDAEKLALAIILGTQSLVD
- a CDS encoding SDR family NAD(P)-dependent oxidoreductase; its protein translation is MSAIVTGGASGIGAATADLLRAAGHEVVTWDLRGGDIDCDISDPVAVGAALEQTLARAGVPDRLVACAAMGASGMLLAQAPADWKRVIDVNLTGTWLTMRAVAQAMIDNGSGGSIVAVSSISGTVADRDMGAYCVSKAGVDMLIRVAASEWGPHAIRVNAVGPGVTRTPMLAGAEQLPGWLDALSERTALGRVGEAGDVAETVVGVLEMSWVTGQTVLADGGLALQSPIDTYGQVQRLRAKRR
- a CDS encoding VOC family protein — translated: MTTDVERALRFWRDGLGLSIIFDHEFRGDWPTLFDAKTDTLRSIFLGDPDVLETGIIELVVFDDPKPAAETGVGPATGFFLVSLSRDVAPTLERLAELGFTEGVRQIDVPAPRGKRVDMAVITAPDGVRVELIGPAR
- a CDS encoding flavin-containing monooxygenase; the protein is MAAPGGTPRVGVIGAGPGGIAMGIQLAEGGYDFTIFERGDGFGGTWRNNTYPGAACDVPSHFYSFSFALNPYWSKTYANQPEILAYLEQVADQNGLGKHLRANTIVSAVHWSDADSAWTIETDEGERHVVDVVVSAVGMLDVPNIPAIPGRERFSGRVFHSSQWDHSTSTAGERVASIGTGASAVQYVPAIAADTAHLTVFQRTPIWVAPRFDDPFTPEQQALFASDPAEALKVRDAAFQQYEVADFDVESDMTKMLTDMSHGYLMKKVQDPELRSKLLPDYPVGCKRPLQSKTWFPVFALPNVTLETSPIVEFTAHGLRTADGVEHPVDTVIFGTGFKAADYLSSLEVYGRGGRRLHDEWSDGAEAYLGTAIPGYPNLFTLYGPNTNGITSMIYILEAQAEFVRRLLDTMSREEIAAVDVKRGPHDEFNAEIQVALDTTVWAANCSNYFRHPSGKMVTQYPYSGAAFAQRLAAVDLDVFDTYAKAGEA
- a CDS encoding alpha/beta hydrolase, whose amino-acid sequence is MTESMPTRGSLRSRSAALVSMATLRQVSAVLPPERAWGLWASRRIIAGIMDAFGPSLAGTHIEHIDVHHDGRRVVGEWVRAPGVSTRRGAIYFVHGSGFALCSPRTHRRLTAWLSRLTGLPVFTIDYRLAPRYRFPTAADDVRAGWDWLTAQVPAESVVIAGDSAGGHLSVDLLLQPDVAARGPAALVLFSPLIDLTLELARAREELRRDPAIRAADAARLVRLYSRGVDPTHPRLRLDIAGGAPLPPTLIQAGGGEFLLADSRHLATDIRAAGGRCTLQVWPDQVHVFQALPRLTPEAAKAMKHVARFIADTLHDNTIESVTGKAG
- a CDS encoding SDR family NAD(P)-dependent oxidoreductase, whose product is MIGPFGRSPKVSHHARAVVTGAGSGIGAAFAIELAKRGGRVVCSDIDEVAAKRTVTAITDRGGEAVAIACDVTQFDAVQDLATQSQSWFGAAPTLVINNAGVGSGGAPIGELPLDDWHWVLGINLWGPIHGSHVFAPILRNGESDVPRGIINVASAAAFGAAPGMGAYNVSKAGVLMLSETLAAEMSGTGVKVTVLCPTFVKTNIVEAGRIPDSTTQLANKIMRWTGLSPEKVAKTCLDTNDRGDLYCMPQIEAKIGWNVKRLVPGTFTRGMGLVGRIAPL
- a CDS encoding ferritin-like domain-containing protein, producing the protein MAIDMDQMLAKIKDRQWALADIDWDAPGAEMITDEQRPQLKAFMADLCWIENIGARGFAALAKKAPTPTIGEIYRYFHAEEQRHANAELALMKRWGMLEDGEVPEPNVNIRLAIDWLDRWADDMPLSLLGTVIPMLEVALDGALLKFLLDEVSDPVCHQVFEKINNDESRHLVVDFEVLDLIGHAKVRRMLIDFVGRNATPGLIIGAVMGAPLINRIANEISAMGMEPERLYKAVKRFKELGDRGAHTNRVPTYRFLRRYAGVVTNPRHPYHLLANSMVWLSDRYPRPLLPSVPSWVREVTHEPAA
- a CDS encoding flavin-containing monooxygenase → MTMARTQTHDTLIVGAGFSGLGAAIKLAQAGVKDVVIVERSDRVGGTWRDTSYPGASCDIPSLLYSFSFVKNPTWSRTYSPADEIRNHLEEMANRFDIRRQIQFGQEVTGLSFDETAGVWTASTPGRKRFRARTVILASGPLPDSSFPDIRGIDTYEGHKIHSARWDKDYDFTGKRVGVIGTGASAIQIIPELVKQAEFVKVYQRTPGWVLPRLDVATPPAVQAAFAKVPAVQQLARQALFWGHEASATALVWDTPLTSLVARLGKMHLRRQVKDPWLRRQLTPDFTPGCKRMLVSSDYYPALQRDNCKLIDWPIATMSPVGLRTSDGIEHHLDCIVFATGYDVHLTGPPFPVTGLGGRSLSTEWIDGAQAYKSASAHGYPNLFFMTGPNSGPGHNSLLVYIEGQLDYAVRGITTILDGDLRYLDVRQDVQQRYNERIQQRLTKTTWMSGCSSWYLTKDGRNVSMYPGFATQYLRQMRDFQYADYDAVEHAAVRVSSSA
- a CDS encoding MerR family transcriptional regulator; this translates as MTPDRPPRAETGTIAGVLANLRRAPKRVRRQSREVIENAVSQLFDAAVRYPHGAPGSGEYRIEDLARLASTTTRNIRVYRDRGLLPPPLRVGRVALFNDTHLTRLRLITSMLDRGYNIAHVREMLSAWEEGKDLGDVLGLETAIAGSWTSERSQNVSLTEAKRLVNDDKAFQRLVDLHVIRIDDEQATITRPKLIEAFNEVRGYGMSMDTLVDLHEHISPLVDQISEMLVRAGAEHVRDRIKPGEALPADTEIAELITMLVRFRTQAVASVTATLASSIETTIESLVAQILGEYLERTPEAETG